A single Triticum dicoccoides isolate Atlit2015 ecotype Zavitan chromosome 2A, WEW_v2.0, whole genome shotgun sequence DNA region contains:
- the LOC119358884 gene encoding fatty alcohol:caffeoyl-CoA acyltransferase-like: protein MEIAAECEHRMEPVLVTPSQPTPAHTLYLSNLDDQCLLRFSVEYLFVFAGAVDVDALRTALSRVLVDYYPLAGRLGPGDHGKLVVDCNAEGALFGEGFLPGLTADEFLRWSATPHESWRKLLRGGSKPQSLIGVPSLVVQVTRLGCGGTILCTAISHCLCDGIGAAQFLHAWARVARFEAADHHVAPFHDRCVLRPRCPSRVAFEHPEYVTNSVPSGGDPAATPSLFFGPLAPVSLTFTGAHVQRHRCVPWLEDCTSFEALAAHVWRAWVRSLGPPSDLRVKLLFTVDIRRRVNSGLPEGYYGNGFVLACAKSTAGQLAAPSGEHHAARLVRAGKEMIDDNYVRSTVDLLELRRDAMPDLSASLVISAWTRMGLEDLDIGAGRLVHVGPLTSETYCLFLPVVDDPRGVTALVSVPEAAAERLEDDFLHGLELDDMHDVENDEQ, encoded by the coding sequence ATGGAGATCGCTGCTGAGTGCGAGCACCGCATGGAGCCGGTGCTGGTGACCCCGAGCCAGCCGACGCCGGCGCACACCCTCTACCTCTCCAACCTCGACGACCAGTGCCTCCTCCGCTTCTCCGTCGAGTACCTCTTCGTGTTCGCGGGTGCCGTCGACGTTGACGCCCTCAGGACGGCGCTGTCCAGGGTCCTCGTCGACTACTACCCGCTCGCCGGCAGGCTCGGGCCCGGGGACCACGGCAAGCTTGTCGTCGATTGCAACGCGGAGGGGGCGCTTTTCGGGGAGGGGTTCCTGCCGGGGCTCACTGCCGACGAGTTCCTCCGGTGGTCTGCCACTCCTCACGAATCCTGGAGGAAGCTGCTCCGCGGCGGATCCAAGCCGCAGAGCCTGATTGGCGTGCCCTCTCTTGTCGTCCAAGTGACTCGCCTCGGCTGCGGCGGCACCATCCTCTGCACGGCCATCAGCCACTGCCTCTGCGACGGCATCGGCGCCGCGCAGTTCCTCCATGCGTGGGCGCGCGTCGCCAGGTTCGAAGCCGCCGATCACCACGTCGCGCCCTTCCATGACCGCTGCGTCCTGAGGCCGCGCTGCCCCTCGCGCGTCGCGTTCGAGCACCCGGAGTACGTGACAAACTCCGTCCCCAGCGGCGGTGACCCGGCGGCGACGCCCAGCCTCTTCTTCGGACCGCTGGCGCCGGTGTCTCTGACCTTCACGGGGGCACACGTCCAGCGCCACCGGTGCGTGCCGTGGCTCGAGGATTGCACGTCCTTCGAGGCGCTCGCGGCGCACGTCTGGCGCGCGTGGGTGCGGTCCCTCGGTCCTCCGAGCGACCTCCGCGTGAAACTCCTCTTCACCGTCGACATCCGCCGTCGGGTGAACTCGGGCCTCCCCGAAGGGTACTACGGCAACGGCTTCGTGCTCGCATGCGCCAAGTCGACGGCTGGGCAGTTGGCGGCGCCGTCCGGCGAGCACCACGCGGCGAGGCTGGTGCGGGCGGGCAAGGAGATGATTGACGATAACTACGTCCGCTCCACGGTTGACCTCCTCGAGCTGCGACGGGACGCCATGCCAGACCTCTCGGCGAGCCTGGTGATCTCGGCGTGGACCCGGATGGGGCTGGAGGACCTGGACATCGGGGCCGGGCGGCTGGTGCACGTGGGCCCGCTGACCAGCGAGACGTACTGCTTGTTCCTCCCGGTGGTCGACGATCCCCGTGGCGTGACTGCGCTGGTGTCGGTCCCGGAGGCGGCCGCCGAGAGGTTGGAGGACGACTTCCTTCATGGGTTGGAATTGGATGACATGCATGACGTGGAAAACGACGAGCAGTAA